In the Schaalia hyovaginalis genome, AGCGCGTCGAACCGCGCTGCGTGATCGCGACGACGAGCCCGCACTGCGCGATCATCTCCTCGCTCAAACCCCCCGACTCCTCGCCGAAGACCAGGCAGGCGCGCTCGGGCAGCCTCACCGACTCCAGAGGCACGGCCCCCTCGACGTTGTCCACGCCCACGAGGACCAGCCCCCGCACGCGGCACGAATCCGCGAGCTCCGACGCCGTCTTCACATGATCGACCGGCAGATAACGATCCGTCACCATCGCCCCGCGCCGATTCCAACGCCTGCGCCCGACGATGTGCACGCGGCGCGCGCCCAGGGCGTTCGCCGTCCTCACGATCGACCCGATGTTGAAATCGTGCCCGAGATTCTCCACCGCGACCTCGAAGGGCAGACTCCTGGCCGCCAGGTCCCCCCGAATCGCCTCCATCGTCCAATACCGGTACCGGTCCTCGACGTTCCGGTGATCGCCGAGGGCGAGAAGCTCCGGATCGAAACGGGGGTCATCGGGAAGCGGGCCCCGCCATGGACCGACGCCCCGCACGCGGGGCCCGGGCTCACCGGGAGCCCCTCCCTCCGCCGCGCTCATTCTCACCGCACCGCCCTCGTCCATCACCGCATCCACGCCCCCGACGATAGCCGCACGGGCGATCGCCTGGCACGATAGAGGCATGTCCACACGCAACCTGCGGCTCGCCGCCGACGAAGTCATCGTCCGGAAGATGCGCTCGCACATCAAAGCGATCCTCCCCCCGCATCCTCGCAGAGGTCCTCCTCATCGCCCTCGGCGCCCTGGCTTCGCACTTCCTCCCCGCCGAATGGGCGCCCTTCTCGCACGCCTTCGTCTGGGCGATCGTCCTGGTCGCGAGCATCCCGCTGCTGCTCATCCCCTTCATGCGCTGATCGACCACGACCTACACGCTCACCTCCAAACGCATGATCACCCGCCACGGGATCCTCAACCGCAAGGGGCACGACCTGCCGCTCAGCCGCATCTCCGACATCGCCTCGGACCGCGACTTCGTGGACCGCCTCTTCGGCGCGGGCACGCTCACCCTACAGACCAGCGCGGACGACCCCCTCGTCCTCATCGACGTCCCGCGCGTCGACATGGTCCAGCTGGAGCTCACCAACCTCCTCTTCCACGACGTCCAGGGCGCCGTGGACGCCGACCCGGAATAGGCCGACTGGAATGAGCGAAGCGAACGGCGAATCCAGGCGTCCCATCCCACCGGTGCTTTACGTCCCAACGACCGGCCAAAGAAGCGACTTCGGTTCTGAAGTCGAGCTGCGCAGACTGGCTGACGGACGCACAGCACTGCTTGCGTATACGGCACTCGACAGACTCGCCGACTGCTGCGGACCGTACCAGCCGTGGGCGCTGATTCCAACGGAGAGGCTCGACGAGATCGGACGAGAGGAGCCTTTCGACATCATTCTCGTGGACACCAGCATTCCTGAAGAGGCTCGTCGGCCTGCGGAGGTGCAGTGAGGTGGGCGAGCTCGTCTTCCAAGATTCTGATGTGCTGACGATGATGGCGAAACGCCATCACGAGGCCGCACAAAACATCGACGCACAGGCGTCCACAATGCCCGAAGACGTTGATGGCGGCCCTCTCACCGCCCTCGTCCTGACTTCTCTCGCAAAGATCTCACGCAATGTCGGAGCCATTTCCTCATGGTCCCGGGCAATGTCAACAGCGCTTGAATCTGCAAGGGATGCGACCATCGAGGATGAGGCGCAGATCGTCGAGAGCCTCATGAAGGTGGGCAAAAATGTCTGAGACTTCTGCGCTGGACACCTACATTGAGGGGAGCCACTCGTCACTGCTCGTACTCGCAGATTGGCTCAATGCCGCAGGGCGCGTGTTCGAACAGGAGGCCCTCTACATCGCCACTTGTCGTGAACTCGCAGCTGATTGGCAAGGCCGCGCCGCACAGGCGTACGAGACAAGCGCGTGGCCCATGAAGGAACATTCCTACAACTGGGCACAAGCAACGAAGGGTCTCGGCGACAGGGTCTTGGCGTACGCTGAGGAGCTTTTCGACCGTCAAAGGGACATGAGCGACATTCGCTTCCGTGCACGAGAACACGGTTTGCACGTCGTCGACTACACCATCTACCCACCCGACCCAATCGAAGAGCTCCCCGCTTTCTCCACGTCTTTCTCTTCCGAGGAGAAGGACGCCTATTCCACAACAGTCTCACGGAACGCACTTCTTAGAGACCAGTGGAAGGAATGGTCGCACCTTGTAAAAGATGCTGAGCGAGCACGGTCATTGCTTTCGAACTTCATCGACACTCTGACTCAAGACCTATCTGAGATAGTCCAGCTTCCCGATGTGGAGAGCCTTTTGACCGATTTGGGTTTCTCTTTTACCGAGGAAGTCGTCCGTTCGGCATTCGAGGCACGGGCCCAGATCGCCCTTTCACGCGCGAGCGCTGCCGCCGTGCAGAATGCAGACCAATGGGTTCAACTTGGCCTGACTCCTCCTGCAGCCATCACCGCCGGAAGAAACTCACGAACGGCGACCACGCTGGCATCTCAGTCTCAGAAACTCATCAGTTATGCCGAATGGGCGAGTCGCGTCGGAACCGTCAGCTCTTTCATCATGGCGGGAACAGAGATTGCTTCCGGGGAATCGCCCGGGTCGGTGGGTTCCGGTCTTCTCGGCGCCGAAGCCGGAGGCTTCATCGCGGGTACACTCGAATCTGCAGGCATGTTCGGTTCAGGAGCCGCACTGCCGCTGGTCGCTACGGTGGCATTGACTGTCGGCGGAGCAGTAGCC is a window encoding:
- a CDS encoding TrmH family RNA methyltransferase, whose translation is MSAAEGGAPGEPGPRVRGVGPWRGPLPDDPRFDPELLALGDHRNVEDRYRYWTMEAIRGDLAARSLPFEVAVENLGHDFNIGSIVRTANALGARRVHIVGRRRWNRRGAMVTDRYLPVDHVKTASELADSCRVRGLVLVGVDNVEGAVPLESVRLPERACLVFGEESGGLSEEMIAQCGLVVAITQRGSTRSMNVGHAAAIVMWAHSAALAAARPPQGEGGPEGGGAPGIRGVV
- a CDS encoding SAV_915 family protein, which translates into the protein MSEANGESRRPIPPVLYVPTTGQRSDFGSEVELRRLADGRTALLAYTALDRLADCCGPYQPWALIPTERLDEIGREEPFDIILVDTSIPEEARRPAEVQ